The Brachybacterium huguangmaarense genome contains a region encoding:
- a CDS encoding ATP-binding protein, with translation MRQRILQATLITVLLSTLMLGIPLAVSWLSIVQRDLSNTAWEIRRQTVTTIDQRISRGQPVDEAMLQSIVSSPANTNLRFRVTVTMPGQEPISAGAPAGRNATTASGPGLHSDIVTVAIPQSEARSQTASAWVLIIVASLASLSIGVSVALWQAQRISAPLARLTLRAEALGTGRTRAPWEASGIPEIDTVAEQLANSGALLNERLEAESALASDASHQLRTPLTALSMRLDEILATSSEEWVREEARISLEQIDRLTSVVHDLINAPRSSQRRTPGVVELRSVLTQQSEEWSPAFRAAGRELNIQVPRTAAVWGSIGPLTQVVATLVENSLAHGGGRTQVKVRRNERSTVIEVSDEGEGIDPRLGKRVFERSISGAKSSGTGVGLALARTLVEDDGGRLELLSESPAVFGVFLISAPGDDGDDAEDAAPARPSEQGSVMPRRRGRSGRTGGSERPHHRP, from the coding sequence GTGCGCCAGCGGATCCTGCAGGCGACCCTGATCACGGTCCTGCTCTCCACGCTCATGCTCGGGATCCCGCTCGCGGTGTCCTGGCTGAGCATCGTCCAGCGCGACCTCAGCAACACGGCCTGGGAGATCCGTCGGCAGACGGTCACCACGATCGACCAGCGCATCTCCCGCGGCCAGCCGGTCGACGAGGCCATGCTGCAGTCGATCGTGTCCTCTCCCGCCAACACCAACCTGCGCTTCCGCGTCACCGTCACCATGCCCGGCCAGGAGCCCATCTCCGCGGGCGCCCCGGCGGGCCGCAACGCCACGACCGCGTCCGGGCCCGGCCTGCACTCCGACATCGTCACCGTCGCGATCCCGCAGTCGGAGGCGCGCTCCCAGACCGCGAGCGCGTGGGTGCTCATCATCGTCGCGAGCCTGGCCTCCCTGTCGATCGGCGTGTCCGTGGCGCTGTGGCAGGCCCAGCGCATCTCCGCGCCGCTCGCACGCCTGACGCTGCGCGCGGAGGCGCTCGGCACGGGCCGCACGCGCGCCCCGTGGGAGGCGAGCGGGATCCCCGAGATCGACACCGTCGCCGAGCAGCTCGCCAACTCCGGCGCCCTGCTCAACGAGCGGCTCGAGGCCGAGAGCGCGCTCGCCTCGGACGCCTCCCACCAGCTGCGCACCCCGCTGACGGCGCTCTCGATGCGGCTCGACGAGATCCTCGCGACGAGCTCCGAGGAGTGGGTGCGCGAGGAGGCCCGCATCTCCCTCGAGCAGATCGACCGCCTCACCTCGGTGGTCCACGACCTCATCAACGCCCCGCGCTCCTCCCAGCGCCGGACCCCCGGCGTGGTCGAGCTGCGCAGCGTGCTGACCCAGCAGAGCGAGGAATGGTCGCCCGCCTTCCGCGCCGCGGGGCGCGAGCTGAACATCCAGGTGCCGCGCACCGCCGCCGTGTGGGGATCCATCGGCCCCCTCACCCAGGTCGTCGCGACCCTCGTGGAGAACTCCCTCGCCCACGGCGGCGGGCGCACCCAGGTCAAGGTGCGCCGCAACGAGCGCTCGACCGTGATCGAGGTGTCCGACGAGGGGGAGGGCATCGACCCGCGCCTCGGCAAGCGCGTCTTCGAGCGCTCCATCTCGGGCGCCAAGTCCTCCGGGACGGGCGTCGGCCTCGCCCTCGCGCGCACCCTCGTCGAGGACGACGGCGGACGCCTCGAGCTGCTCTCCGAGAGCCCGGCCGTGTTCGGGGTGTTCCTCATCTCCGCGCCGGGCGACGACGGCGACGACGCGGAGGACGCCGCTCCCGCCCGCCCGTCCGAGCAGGGGAGCGTGATGCCGCGCCGCCGCGGCCGCTCCGGGCGCACCGGCGGGTCCGAGCGCCCGCACCACCGCCCCTGA
- a CDS encoding glycosyltransferase, which produces MSLVRRLAPALRHLPGARGAAAAFVAERAALGTGPASARTERTIDRLLAEADRALDGGDLEVAADLATKAQLLAFAPARLAALAPRHAPATDDAVVAPFRRSVTGRLLHGPLPLPLPAPPPPALSSSSEPAAGHDGPLRLLVVAYRNLTFIERVLVPLRARDDVTVQVLDLEDLDLAATLREGPLTAARLRAARDGRRLAPPPALAEALAACDAVLVEWGHRTLAYMSLLEGVGAAAHGVPLLTRVHRYELDTPYIHLVDTARVDDWIFIAGHIARRVRHQLGLAEDRVHLVPNVGDLDRFAAAKEAGAERVLVHDGWARPRKDAGFALDVLEALHADDPSWRLLLLGPPPGTTGTDDAVRAARALRERVAALGDAVVPLGQRDDMDAVLARAGFVLSTSRSEGSHELVAEAAAAACVPVVRDWPDDVAYGGAASVYPGPWVVADREEAVARIRALADPAARTSAGREARERILADRDPGRVIEEFLRVVRATAAR; this is translated from the coding sequence GTGAGCCTCGTGCGGCGCCTCGCCCCCGCACTGCGGCACCTGCCCGGTGCGCGGGGCGCCGCGGCCGCGTTCGTCGCCGAGCGGGCCGCGCTCGGCACGGGCCCCGCCTCGGCGCGGACCGAGCGCACGATCGACCGGCTGCTCGCCGAGGCCGACCGGGCGCTCGACGGCGGCGACCTGGAGGTGGCCGCGGACCTCGCGACCAAGGCGCAGCTGCTCGCCTTCGCCCCGGCCCGTCTCGCCGCCCTCGCCCCCCGGCACGCTCCCGCGACCGACGACGCCGTCGTCGCCCCGTTCCGTCGCAGCGTCACGGGGCGCCTCCTGCACGGGCCCCTCCCGCTCCCGCTGCCGGCCCCGCCCCCGCCGGCCCTGTCCTCGTCGTCGGAGCCGGCCGCCGGGCACGACGGGCCGCTGCGCCTGCTCGTCGTCGCCTACCGCAACCTGACCTTCATCGAGCGGGTCCTCGTGCCGCTGCGCGCGCGCGACGACGTCACCGTCCAGGTGCTCGACCTCGAGGACCTGGACCTCGCCGCGACGCTGCGCGAGGGACCGCTCACGGCCGCCCGGCTGCGCGCCGCGCGCGACGGACGGCGCCTGGCCCCGCCGCCCGCGCTGGCCGAGGCCCTCGCCGCGTGCGACGCGGTGCTCGTCGAATGGGGCCACCGCACGCTCGCCTACATGTCGCTGCTCGAGGGCGTGGGCGCGGCCGCGCACGGCGTCCCGCTGCTCACCCGCGTGCACCGCTACGAGCTCGACACGCCCTACATCCATCTCGTGGACACCGCGCGCGTCGACGACTGGATCTTCATCGCGGGCCACATCGCCCGCCGGGTCCGCCACCAGCTCGGGCTCGCCGAGGACCGCGTGCACCTCGTGCCCAACGTGGGCGACCTCGACCGCTTCGCCGCGGCCAAGGAGGCAGGGGCCGAGCGCGTGCTCGTGCACGACGGCTGGGCCCGCCCCCGCAAGGACGCGGGCTTCGCCCTCGACGTGCTCGAGGCCCTGCACGCCGACGACCCGAGCTGGCGCCTGCTGCTCCTGGGACCGCCCCCCGGGACGACCGGCACCGACGACGCCGTCCGGGCCGCGCGGGCCCTGCGGGAGCGGGTCGCGGCCCTCGGGGACGCGGTCGTCCCGCTCGGCCAGCGCGACGACATGGACGCCGTGCTCGCGCGAGCCGGCTTCGTGCTGTCGACCTCGCGCTCGGAGGGCAGCCACGAGCTCGTCGCCGAGGCCGCCGCCGCGGCGTGCGTGCCCGTCGTGCGCGACTGGCCCGACGACGTCGCCTACGGCGGCGCGGCGAGCGTGTACCCGGGCCCCTGGGTCGTCGCCGATCGCGAGGAGGCCGTCGCCCGGATCCGGGCGCTCGCCGATCCCGCGGCGCGGACGTCCGCGGGTCGCGAGGCCCGGGAACGTATCCTGGCCGATCGTGACCCGGGACGGGTCATCGAGGAGTTCCTGCGCGTCGTGCGTGCCACGGCCGCGCGCTGA
- a CDS encoding glycosyltransferase yields the protein MRVTAVTTWFPTTRAPARGSFVVRDVHAIAALPEVDEVRLVHLVPPADDDGTRRLVHEGIEVLRIPMTVSDPRSIARAARALRTAVAGADVVHTMALSSVLPFVLRHPCAAWIHTEHWSALTTPASLSGPARAALPALVRLLRRPDTVTAVCELLARPIRAVRGAAPTTVVPCIVEPGPLTTRRDRADGTLRLVSTGGLIERKDPLVAVATVAELVARGVDVRLTWLGDGPLREATLERARALGVDDRVELPGNVDGERVRAELGGADLFFGPTRADNFFVSAAEALVAGRPVVLGATGGQGEYVRASVGRLVDVQDPVAYADAIMDLDAATRDLDAAQIAATIGHAFSSATVGRRYGEVYAAALQRAPRAGGRSAAVAEGAVGEGRVEVVIACHSVERPLARAVASVLEGNGDVADLTVVAHNIEPEALRAQLAPEHRDAVRFLHHRDAHRSASGPFNAGLAASRHRLVSILGSDDRLEPGAVASWLAVRERTGAELVLTRLALGRPGAIVPTPPVRPWRRGRTDLVRDRLAYRSAPLGLMDRVALDRLGLRLVEGAGVGGDVAFVTRLCAEASTAYDAGGPPYVIGEDAGDRVTYEVRPIDEQIGFVPPLLEAAWFARLRPAARRAIAVKILRIHVFGAVHYRPDPAWWSADQRTALAAHCSALLEAAPGCEAPLSRAERSLLDACLDPTVDAEVLIARSVARRRHGRPSTLVPRALGHALDREAPLRFMGASLATRLRRR from the coding sequence GTGAGGGTCACCGCCGTCACCACCTGGTTCCCCACCACCCGGGCGCCCGCACGCGGCTCCTTCGTGGTGCGCGACGTGCACGCGATCGCCGCCCTGCCCGAGGTCGACGAGGTGCGCCTGGTCCATCTCGTGCCGCCCGCCGACGACGACGGCACGCGCCGCCTCGTGCACGAGGGCATCGAGGTGCTGCGCATCCCGATGACGGTCTCGGACCCCCGGTCCATCGCACGGGCCGCCCGCGCGCTGCGCACCGCCGTGGCCGGCGCCGACGTCGTGCACACGATGGCGCTCTCGTCGGTGCTGCCCTTCGTGCTGCGCCACCCCTGTGCCGCCTGGATCCACACCGAGCACTGGTCGGCGTTGACCACGCCCGCGAGCCTGAGCGGCCCCGCGCGCGCCGCCCTGCCCGCCCTCGTGCGCCTGCTGCGCCGCCCCGACACGGTCACGGCCGTGTGCGAGCTGCTCGCCCGGCCGATCCGCGCGGTGCGCGGCGCGGCCCCCACCACGGTCGTGCCGTGCATCGTCGAGCCGGGGCCGCTCACGACGCGCCGCGACCGGGCCGACGGCACGCTGCGGCTCGTCTCGACGGGCGGCCTCATCGAGCGCAAGGACCCGCTCGTGGCCGTCGCGACCGTCGCCGAGCTCGTCGCCCGCGGCGTCGACGTCCGCCTCACCTGGCTCGGCGACGGCCCGCTGCGCGAGGCGACGCTCGAGCGGGCCCGCGCCCTCGGCGTCGACGACCGGGTGGAGCTGCCCGGCAACGTCGACGGCGAGCGGGTGCGCGCCGAGCTCGGCGGCGCCGACCTGTTCTTCGGCCCCACCCGGGCCGACAACTTCTTCGTCTCGGCGGCCGAGGCCCTCGTCGCGGGACGTCCCGTCGTGCTCGGCGCCACGGGCGGCCAGGGCGAGTACGTGCGCGCGAGCGTGGGACGCCTCGTCGACGTGCAGGACCCCGTGGCCTACGCGGACGCGATCATGGACCTCGACGCCGCCACGCGCGACCTCGACGCCGCGCAGATCGCGGCGACCATCGGACACGCCTTCTCCTCGGCCACCGTCGGGCGACGCTACGGCGAGGTCTACGCCGCCGCGCTGCAGCGCGCGCCCCGGGCCGGCGGGCGCTCGGCAGCCGTCGCCGAGGGGGCCGTCGGCGAGGGCCGGGTCGAGGTCGTGATCGCCTGCCACAGCGTCGAGCGTCCCCTCGCCCGGGCCGTCGCCTCCGTCCTCGAGGGCAACGGCGACGTCGCCGACCTCACCGTCGTCGCCCACAACATCGAGCCCGAGGCGCTGCGGGCGCAGCTGGCGCCGGAGCACCGCGACGCCGTCCGCTTCCTGCACCACCGCGACGCGCACCGCTCGGCCTCCGGTCCCTTCAACGCCGGGCTGGCCGCGAGCCGTCACCGCCTGGTGTCGATCCTCGGCTCGGACGACCGGCTCGAGCCGGGTGCCGTCGCGAGCTGGCTCGCCGTGCGCGAGCGCACGGGCGCCGAGCTCGTCCTGACCCGTCTCGCGCTCGGCCGGCCCGGGGCGATCGTGCCCACGCCGCCGGTGCGCCCCTGGCGACGCGGGCGCACCGACCTCGTGCGCGACCGCCTCGCCTACCGCTCGGCGCCGCTCGGGCTGATGGACCGCGTGGCCCTCGACCGTCTCGGGCTGCGCCTCGTCGAGGGCGCGGGGGTCGGCGGCGACGTCGCCTTCGTGACCCGGCTGTGCGCCGAGGCCTCGACCGCCTACGACGCGGGCGGCCCGCCGTACGTGATCGGCGAGGACGCGGGCGACCGCGTGACCTACGAGGTGCGGCCGATCGACGAGCAGATCGGCTTCGTGCCGCCCCTGCTCGAGGCCGCCTGGTTCGCGCGCCTGCGCCCCGCGGCCCGCCGCGCGATCGCCGTGAAGATCCTGCGCATCCACGTCTTCGGCGCCGTCCACTACCGGCCCGATCCGGCGTGGTGGAGCGCCGATCAGCGGACCGCGCTCGCCGCCCACTGCTCGGCGCTGCTCGAGGCCGCCCCCGGCTGCGAGGCGCCGCTGTCGCGCGCCGAGCGCTCCCTGCTCGACGCGTGCCTCGATCCGACCGTCGACGCGGAGGTGCTCATCGCCCGCTCGGTCGCGCGGCGCCGCCACGGCCGGCCGTCGACCCTCGTGCCCCGTGCGCTCGGCCACGCGCTTGACCGGGAGGCTCCGCTGCGGTTCATGGGCGCCTCGCTCGCGACCCGGCTGCGCCGCCGCTGA
- a CDS encoding DegT/DnrJ/EryC1/StrS family aminotransferase produces the protein MNDDAMIPAARPLIGDEEREAVDRVLRSGMVAQGPEVAAFEQEFSAELAGSRECVAVNSGTSGQHLGMLAAGLRPGDEVIVPSFTFAATANAVAVSGATPVFVDVDPETFCMDPAALEAAITERTVGIQPVHLYGHPAPMDAIVAIAERHGLWIAEDAAQAHGATWQGRQVGTFGVFGMFSLYPTKNMTSGEGGMVACEDHELARRVRLLRNQGMEVQYANEVAGFNNRMTDIHAAIGRVQLTKLAGWTAQRQANAAFFDVNLRGVVTPMVRADATHVYHQYTIRVEGATAAERDAFAAALREEHKVGCGVYYPTPVHRLPSYGLDLDLPVTETLAREVLALPVHPSLTETDRERIVEAVNTVAKAGA, from the coding sequence ATGAACGACGACGCGATGATCCCCGCGGCCAGGCCGCTGATCGGCGACGAGGAGCGGGAGGCCGTCGACCGCGTGCTGCGCTCGGGCATGGTGGCCCAGGGCCCCGAGGTCGCCGCCTTCGAGCAGGAGTTCTCGGCCGAGCTCGCGGGCTCCCGCGAGTGCGTGGCCGTGAACTCCGGCACCTCGGGTCAGCACCTGGGCATGCTCGCCGCCGGGCTCCGGCCGGGCGACGAGGTCATCGTCCCCTCCTTCACGTTCGCGGCGACCGCCAACGCCGTCGCCGTCTCGGGCGCGACCCCGGTGTTCGTGGACGTCGACCCCGAGACGTTCTGCATGGACCCCGCGGCGCTCGAGGCCGCGATCACCGAGCGCACCGTCGGGATCCAGCCCGTGCACCTGTACGGCCACCCCGCCCCCATGGACGCGATCGTCGCGATCGCCGAGCGGCACGGCCTGTGGATCGCCGAGGACGCCGCCCAGGCGCACGGCGCCACGTGGCAGGGGCGCCAGGTCGGCACGTTCGGCGTCTTCGGCATGTTCTCGCTGTACCCGACCAAGAACATGACCTCGGGCGAGGGCGGCATGGTCGCGTGCGAGGACCACGAGCTCGCCCGCCGCGTGCGGCTCCTGCGCAACCAGGGCATGGAGGTCCAGTACGCCAACGAGGTCGCCGGCTTCAACAACCGCATGACCGACATCCACGCCGCGATCGGCCGCGTCCAGCTCACCAAGCTCGCGGGCTGGACCGCGCAGCGCCAGGCCAACGCCGCCTTCTTCGACGTGAACCTGCGCGGCGTCGTCACGCCCATGGTGCGCGCCGACGCGACGCACGTCTACCACCAGTACACGATCCGCGTCGAGGGCGCGACGGCCGCCGAGCGCGACGCCTTCGCCGCCGCCCTGCGCGAGGAGCACAAGGTGGGCTGCGGCGTCTACTACCCGACGCCCGTGCACCGCCTGCCCTCCTACGGGCTCGACCTCGACCTGCCGGTGACCGAGACCCTCGCCCGCGAGGTGCTGGCGCTGCCGGTGCACCCGAGCCTCACGGAGACCGACCGCGAGCGCATCGTCGAGGCCGTCAACACCGTCGCGAAGGCGGGAGCATGA
- a CDS encoding DUF6541 family protein — MDAVVPLLLAACLVVLPGLASLLIVRARSPFVIGYAPPVSCLMLLVASAVLSALGIPWRLGAVLLVLAIMVLALGAGALLSGRLAHRARTSRPRRAGRRPDGRPGARDVVARAVDPDIDPADPHALDEARRRRRRRARIAAAVLPLGALAGSAAVVVPALAGMGGIDTLNGSYDAFFHYSALAFIRADGDAFPLTALAPMYGGAQAYYPTTWHMVASLLPGDVITAANAAVLVTLGLVAPSTAALLHTVVPRRRDPLPRALAIAAITCSSALFLSLPATALVFGLWPFAFAVALLPAAVGALAELLHRGEVGLRRRGAAALVICGTASVHPSILITLAVVMGAIALIAALALLETRGRRVLGAAALAALLVGGFGVVRVVIAHLAPMAELTHQEPTNALTPLLVLLGDRPRVRALPYEPLFMLPLLALAAVGAVRAVLLRSRALLVALVCAVIAVVLTYATQSHVPALRALSAPWYGARERIAPLFAMSVMVLACGGLLWRPHGRTGGMSERTSRRLIAIVAAVLVVVTVIGAAVPTRVRLVGSLAYGAWGLHLQPYVTAPERAFIERAAAELPPGAVVLGDPRDGTPLFWSLGGVEVVYPSLAGPQTLDGRRVARYGDEYREDAKVCTSLTDLHVAYLYRDESARDGDYFGTPEENLLWQGLRTMPAGDLRVVDRSGDYVLYRLVLPC; from the coding sequence TTGGACGCCGTCGTCCCCCTCCTGCTCGCGGCCTGCCTGGTCGTGCTGCCGGGCCTGGCCTCCCTGCTCATCGTGCGGGCCCGCAGCCCCTTCGTGATCGGCTACGCCCCGCCCGTCAGCTGCCTCATGCTCCTGGTGGCCTCCGCGGTGCTGTCCGCCCTCGGCATCCCCTGGCGGCTCGGGGCCGTGCTGCTCGTGCTCGCGATCATGGTGCTCGCGCTCGGCGCGGGCGCCCTGCTCTCGGGCCGCCTGGCCCACCGCGCCCGCACGTCCCGGCCCCGCCGGGCCGGTCGCCGCCCCGACGGGCGCCCCGGCGCGCGTGACGTGGTCGCCCGGGCCGTCGACCCCGACATCGACCCCGCGGACCCGCACGCCCTCGACGAGGCGCGCCGGCGCCGCCGGCGCCGCGCACGGATCGCCGCCGCCGTGCTGCCGCTCGGCGCGCTCGCGGGATCGGCCGCGGTTGTCGTGCCCGCCCTCGCTGGCATGGGAGGCATCGACACCCTCAACGGCTCGTACGACGCGTTCTTCCACTACTCCGCTCTCGCCTTCATCCGCGCCGACGGCGACGCCTTCCCGCTCACGGCGCTCGCGCCCATGTACGGCGGTGCGCAGGCCTACTACCCGACCACGTGGCACATGGTCGCCTCCCTCCTGCCCGGCGACGTGATCACGGCCGCCAATGCGGCCGTGCTCGTCACTCTCGGCCTCGTCGCGCCGAGCACCGCGGCCCTCCTGCACACGGTCGTGCCGCGCCGCCGCGACCCCCTCCCGCGCGCGCTCGCGATCGCCGCCATCACGTGCTCGAGCGCCCTGTTCCTGAGCCTGCCGGCGACCGCGCTCGTGTTCGGCCTGTGGCCCTTCGCCTTCGCCGTCGCGCTCCTGCCCGCCGCGGTCGGGGCGCTCGCCGAGCTGCTGCACCGCGGCGAGGTGGGGCTGCGGCGCCGCGGGGCGGCCGCGCTCGTCATCTGCGGCACCGCCTCGGTGCACCCCAGCATCCTCATCACCCTCGCCGTCGTGATGGGGGCGATCGCCCTGATCGCCGCGCTCGCGCTGCTCGAGACCCGCGGCCGGCGCGTGCTGGGGGCCGCGGCCCTCGCGGCGCTGCTGGTCGGCGGCTTCGGGGTGGTGCGCGTCGTCATCGCCCATCTCGCGCCGATGGCCGAGCTCACCCACCAGGAGCCGACCAACGCCCTGACCCCGCTGCTCGTGCTGTTGGGCGACCGTCCGCGCGTGCGGGCCCTGCCGTACGAGCCGCTGTTCATGCTGCCGCTGCTCGCGCTCGCGGCAGTGGGGGCCGTCCGCGCGGTGCTCCTGCGCAGCCGCGCGCTGCTGGTCGCGCTCGTGTGCGCGGTGATCGCGGTCGTGCTGACCTATGCCACCCAGTCCCACGTGCCGGCCCTCCGGGCGCTGTCGGCCCCGTGGTACGGCGCGCGCGAGCGCATCGCGCCCCTGTTCGCGATGTCGGTCATGGTGCTCGCGTGCGGCGGCCTGCTGTGGCGCCCCCACGGGCGCACGGGCGGCATGTCGGAGCGGACCTCGCGGCGCCTGATCGCGATCGTCGCGGCCGTGCTCGTGGTCGTGACCGTGATCGGCGCCGCGGTGCCCACGCGCGTGCGGCTCGTCGGATCGCTCGCCTACGGCGCCTGGGGGCTGCACCTCCAGCCCTACGTGACGGCCCCCGAGCGGGCCTTCATCGAGCGCGCCGCCGCCGAGCTGCCGCCGGGCGCGGTCGTGCTCGGCGACCCCCGGGACGGCACCCCGCTGTTCTGGTCGCTCGGCGGGGTCGAGGTCGTCTACCCCTCGCTCGCGGGCCCGCAGACCCTCGACGGGCGCCGGGTCGCGCGCTACGGGGACGAGTACCGGGAGGACGCCAAGGTGTGCACGTCGCTCACCGACCTCCACGTCGCCTACCTGTACCGCGACGAGTCGGCGCGCGACGGCGACTACTTCGGCACGCCCGAGGAGAACCTGCTGTGGCAGGGCCTGCGGACCATGCCCGCCGGCGACCTGCGGGTCGTCGACCGCTCGGGCGACTACGTGCTCTACCGCCTCGTCCTGCCCTGCTGA
- a CDS encoding 5-(carboxyamino)imidazole ribonucleotide synthase encodes MPETARPGRIGVVGAGQLARMMIPAAVELDLPLAVLATDPAESAAAVAADVRLGHHDDEQAVRALAASCDVLTFDHEHVPQPILRGIEADGATAVRPGAAALAHAQDKLVMRERLTALGHPCPRWWQASDIASLDRALAEAGGRAVVKTPRGGYDGHGVRVIERAEQARDWLESSGTLLVEELVDFTRELSAQVARRPGGEAVAYPVVQSTQADGICFEVIAPAPGLDADRQREIQRLALDIAADLDVVGMLAVELFETADGAVLVNELAMRPHNTGHWGMDGAVTGQFEQHLRAVADLPLGDPSPLAPWAVMVNLLGGAREDLAAGAAEAMALDPGVKVHLYGKSVRAGRKVGHVTVTGADLDEVRGRARRAERLIVDGITPRRPRPDRGDRMTVTDPRDPSTAPAVGIVMGSDSDFSVMREAADVLADFGIGLEIDVVSAHRMPEDMIRWGREAAGRGIRVIIAGAGGAAHLPGMLAAVTPLPVIGVPVPLRHLDGMDSLLSIVQMPSGVPVATVSVGGARNAGLLAARILAAGTDEDSLALREQMVRFQGDLRAGAIRKGESLRSSL; translated from the coding sequence GTGCCTGAGACCGCCCGCCCCGGGAGGATCGGCGTCGTCGGCGCCGGCCAGCTCGCCCGGATGATGATCCCCGCCGCCGTCGAGCTCGATCTGCCGCTCGCCGTGCTCGCGACCGACCCCGCCGAGAGCGCCGCCGCGGTCGCCGCCGACGTCCGCCTCGGCCACCACGACGACGAGCAGGCCGTGCGCGCCCTCGCCGCGAGCTGCGACGTCCTCACCTTCGACCACGAGCACGTGCCCCAGCCGATCCTGCGCGGCATCGAGGCCGACGGCGCGACCGCCGTGCGCCCGGGCGCCGCAGCCCTCGCCCACGCCCAGGACAAGCTCGTCATGCGCGAGCGCCTGACCGCGCTGGGCCATCCGTGCCCCCGCTGGTGGCAGGCCTCCGACATCGCCTCGCTCGACCGTGCCCTGGCCGAGGCGGGCGGACGCGCGGTCGTCAAGACCCCGCGCGGCGGCTACGACGGCCACGGCGTGCGCGTGATCGAGCGCGCCGAGCAGGCCCGGGACTGGCTCGAGAGCTCGGGGACCCTGCTCGTCGAGGAGCTCGTCGACTTCACGCGCGAGCTGTCCGCGCAGGTCGCGCGCCGCCCCGGCGGCGAGGCCGTCGCCTACCCCGTCGTGCAGTCCACCCAGGCCGACGGGATCTGCTTCGAGGTGATCGCGCCGGCCCCCGGGCTCGACGCGGACCGTCAGCGGGAGATCCAGCGCCTGGCCCTGGACATCGCCGCCGACCTCGACGTGGTCGGCATGCTCGCCGTCGAGCTGTTCGAGACCGCCGACGGCGCCGTGCTGGTCAACGAGCTCGCCATGCGCCCCCACAACACCGGGCACTGGGGCATGGACGGCGCCGTGACCGGCCAGTTCGAGCAGCATCTGCGCGCCGTCGCCGACCTCCCGCTCGGCGACCCCTCGCCGCTGGCCCCGTGGGCCGTCATGGTCAACCTGCTCGGCGGCGCGCGCGAGGACCTCGCCGCCGGCGCCGCGGAGGCCATGGCCCTCGACCCCGGCGTGAAGGTCCACCTGTACGGCAAGTCCGTGCGGGCCGGCCGCAAGGTCGGGCACGTGACCGTGACCGGCGCCGACCTCGACGAGGTGCGCGGCAGGGCCCGCCGTGCCGAGCGCCTCATCGTCGACGGCATCACCCCCCGACGCCCCCGCCCCGACCGAGGAGACCGCATGACCGTGACCGACCCCCGCGACCCGTCGACCGCCCCCGCCGTGGGCATCGTGATGGGCTCGGACTCCGACTTCTCCGTGATGCGCGAGGCCGCCGACGTGCTCGCCGACTTCGGCATCGGGCTCGAGATCGACGTGGTCTCGGCCCACCGCATGCCCGAGGACATGATCCGCTGGGGTCGCGAGGCCGCCGGCCGCGGCATCCGTGTGATCATCGCGGGCGCCGGCGGCGCGGCCCACCTGCCCGGCATGCTCGCGGCCGTGACCCCGCTGCCCGTGATCGGGGTGCCCGTCCCGCTGCGCCACCTCGACGGCATGGACTCCCTGCTGTCCATCGTGCAGATGCCGTCCGGGGTGCCGGTCGCGACCGTCTCCGTCGGCGGCGCCCGCAACGCGGGGCTCCTCGCCGCGCGCATCCTCGCCGCCGGCACCGACGAGGACTCCCTGGCCCTGCGCGAGCAGATGGTGCGCTTCCAGGGGGACCTGCGGGCGGGCGCGATCCGCAAGGGCGAGTCGTTGCGATCGTCCCTGTGA
- a CDS encoding Gfo/Idh/MocA family protein encodes MSAPLRAGLIGLGMMGRHHARNLAALPDVELVAVADPQGDPHGAAPGKEILPDAEALIAAGIDYAVVAVPTAFHRDVALTFAEAGVHCLVEKPLAFDIAEAEEIAGAFERAGLVGAVGYIERYNPALQAMRSRIGDGQLGEIYQITTRRQGGFPARIADVGVVKDLATHDLDLTAWVAQSPYESVAAFSTRRSGRESEDMVSATGRLRDGTITNHLVNWLSPFKERVTVVTGEKGSLVGDTLTADLTFFANADAPTNVWESMASFRGVSEGDMVRYALTRTEPLRTEHEAFRDAVRGDASNIVTMREGLHTVRTVEAVLASARDGRVVEIEERDAR; translated from the coding sequence ATGAGCGCGCCGCTGCGCGCAGGCCTCATCGGCCTGGGCATGATGGGCCGCCACCACGCCCGCAACCTCGCGGCCCTCCCGGACGTCGAGCTCGTCGCCGTCGCCGACCCGCAGGGCGACCCGCACGGCGCCGCCCCGGGCAAGGAGATCCTGCCCGACGCGGAAGCGCTCATCGCCGCGGGCATCGACTACGCCGTGGTCGCGGTGCCCACCGCCTTCCACCGCGACGTCGCGCTCACCTTCGCCGAGGCGGGCGTGCACTGCCTCGTCGAGAAGCCGCTCGCCTTCGACATCGCCGAGGCCGAGGAGATCGCGGGCGCCTTCGAGCGGGCCGGTCTGGTCGGGGCCGTCGGCTACATCGAGCGCTACAACCCCGCCCTGCAGGCCATGCGCTCCCGCATCGGGGACGGCCAGCTCGGCGAGATCTACCAGATCACGACACGGCGCCAGGGCGGCTTCCCCGCCCGCATCGCCGACGTCGGCGTGGTCAAGGACCTCGCGACCCACGACCTCGACCTCACCGCATGGGTCGCCCAGAGCCCGTACGAGTCGGTCGCGGCGTTCTCCACCCGCCGCAGCGGGCGCGAGTCCGAGGACATGGTCTCGGCGACCGGCCGCCTGCGCGACGGCACGATCACCAACCACCTCGTCAACTGGCTGTCGCCCTTCAAGGAGCGCGTCACCGTCGTCACGGGCGAGAAGGGCTCCCTGGTCGGGGACACCCTCACGGCCGACCTGACCTTCTTCGCCAACGCCGACGCCCCCACCAACGTGTGGGAGTCCATGGCCTCGTTCCGCGGCGTGTCCGAGGGCGACATGGTCCGCTACGCCCTCACCCGCACCGAGCCGCTGCGCACCGAGCACGAGGCGTTCCGCGACGCCGTGCGCGGCGACGCCTCGAACATCGTGACCATGCGGGAGGGCCTGCACACCGTGCGCACGGTCGAGGCGGTCCTCGCCTCGGCCCGCGACGGCCGCGTCGTCGAGATCGAGGAGCGCGACGCCCGGTGA